One Fusobacterium ulcerans DNA segment encodes these proteins:
- a CDS encoding DUF6709 family protein, translated as MGINNIGYSIKRKNRLAAFLFIMGAILIFLFCLRGYISYFGGPISIEKLKSLKLKGEYVQIETDFLLGPFAGYDYGMGETSDKAYIIPIDENKQKWIAVYVKGKKAREFEELKETLIKASQTKDRSEFKNYTVNLKGTILNMERELKKYYLEFTKAPYDQKRTFLPLIIQVDKVPSSIDGIAIDITVMWLLTGLSFFLVTAASYLIIKSEKDSYLGYLKDYCEKSSSYEYTWQKINELCSEKPLIKNVWINEKWMLFRLEKYLYIMDIDNIVWIYLEEARSNYSRKPIYGLCIAEETKKKYCIPITENETWIIDYLFKIHKRALFGYNEEWQRLFENEFEKFKRFARKIN; from the coding sequence ATGGGAATTAATAATATTGGATATTCAATAAAGAGAAAAAATAGATTAGCTGCATTTCTTTTTATAATGGGAGCAATATTAATTTTTTTATTTTGTTTAAGAGGTTACATATCTTATTTTGGAGGACCTATATCAATAGAAAAATTAAAAAGCTTAAAATTAAAAGGTGAATATGTTCAAATAGAAACAGACTTTTTATTGGGTCCATTTGCAGGATATGATTATGGAATGGGAGAAACATCAGATAAAGCATATATAATTCCAATAGATGAAAATAAACAGAAATGGATTGCTGTCTATGTGAAAGGGAAAAAAGCAAGAGAGTTTGAAGAGTTAAAAGAGACTCTGATAAAGGCTTCACAGACAAAAGATAGAAGTGAATTTAAAAATTATACTGTAAATTTAAAAGGAACAATATTGAATATGGAGAGAGAGTTAAAAAAATATTATTTAGAATTTACAAAAGCTCCATATGATCAAAAAAGAACTTTTTTACCTTTGATTATTCAAGTGGACAAAGTTCCATCTTCAATTGATGGAATTGCTATAGATATTACAGTAATGTGGCTGTTAACAGGTCTTTCTTTTTTCTTGGTGACAGCAGCATCTTACTTAATAATAAAATCAGAAAAAGATAGTTATTTAGGTTATTTAAAAGATTATTGTGAAAAATCATCAAGTTATGAATATACTTGGCAGAAAATAAATGAATTATGCAGTGAAAAACCATTGATAAAAAATGTTTGGATAAATGAAAAATGGATGCTTTTTAGACTTGAAAAATATTTATATATCATGGATATTGATAATATAGTATGGATTTATTTAGAAGAAGCAAGAAGCAACTACAGCAGAAAACCTATCTATGGATTATGTATTGCAGAAGAAACGAAAAAAAAATATTGTATTCCCATCACTGAAAATGAAACATGGATTATAGATTATTTATTTAAAATACATAAACGAGCCTTATTTGGATATAATGAAGAATGGCAGAGATTATTTGAAAATGAATTTGAAAAGTTTAAAAGATTTGCAAGAAAAATAAATTAA
- a CDS encoding FMN-binding protein, which yields MKKLFISALLIVSSVAALAASEGVGFGYKDEIKVSVEKNGDKIVAIKVLEMKDTKRIAEPAIEKLTSEIIAKQSVDVDDVAGATYTSQGFKEAVADALKK from the coding sequence ATGAAAAAATTATTTATTTCTGCATTACTAATCGTATCTTCAGTTGCAGCTTTAGCAGCATCAGAGGGAGTAGGATTTGGATACAAAGATGAAATTAAAGTTTCTGTTGAAAAAAATGGAGACAAAATCGTTGCTATAAAAGTTTTAGAAATGAAAGATACTAAAAGAATAGCTGAGCCAGCTATTGAAAAATTAACTTCTGAAATTATAGCTAAACAATCTGTTGATGTTGATGATGTAGCAGGTGCTACTTATACTTCACAAGGATTTAAAGAAGCTGTAGCTGACGCTTTAAAAAAATAG